The Natrinema caseinilyticum genomic sequence ATCCACGCGACTACAGACCGTCGCACCTGCTGCGCTCGCTTCCGTTCCGATCACTCCGACGATTCGTCCACGAGATCGTCGTCGACCTCCTCGTACACGACGTCTGGACTGACGGTGAGCGTGTACGCCGGTCGCCCTTTCCCCGTCGGCGACGCCGACGTCGGCTCGTTCTCGCCGACGAGGCCCGCCTCCTCGAGTCGGTAGAGTGATCGAGTGACGTCCGCCTCAGTGACCGTCCCGACGACGTCCGTTTCGACGGTCGAGAGGTGCTGCTGGCAGTGTTTTCGAAGCTCGTGTGTCTGGACCGGTGTCTCGCCCTCCCGATCGAGCGCGACGACTCCGAGCAGAACTATCGTGTCGGTTCTCGAGATTGAATCGAGCGCAGATGGTTCACTCATGTGCGACCGTTCTCTACGAACGATGGTAACCGTTTCTCCTACTTACAGTCAGTTAAACCGATGGTTTTGTCCTCGACGCGGCGGAAAACACGTCGAATTTGGTGTCAGAACTGTCTCCCGATTCGGTGTCCGAGATGCCACGCGATACCCGTGCGGTCTCGACCGCCCGCCCTCCGCTCGACCAGATCCGGTGTCGCAAGTCGCTCGATCAGGTGTTTTCCTCGTCCTGAAGTTCCGCGAGTTCGGCCTCGACGTCTTCCTGATCGCCGGACTCGAGGTCGGCAAGTTCCGTTTCGTCGACGTCGGCCCCGGACTCGACGTCTGATTCGGGTTCCGGTTCGGATTCTCCCTCCCCCATCTCGGACTTGAGGGTCTCGAGTTCGGCTTCGACGCCGCTGTCGGTGGCGAGTTCCTCGAGTTCGCGGTCGATGTTGTCCTTGTCGGACATGACGTCCTCGAACGCGCCCGATTCGTGGAGTTCGTCGAGCGCGGCCGCGCGGGCTTCCATATCCTCCGTCTGCTCTTCGGCGCGTTCGATGGCGCGGCCGACGTCCTCGAACTCTTCGCCCGTGGCCGTCATCGCTTCCGAAACCGTGGAACTGGCCTCGGCGGCCTCGTAGCGCGCCTTCATCGTCTCCTTCTTGGTCCGGAACTCTTCGATTCGGGTCTGGAGTTCGTTTTTCTGTTCGATCAGACTGTCCTGTTGGTTCTGCAGGTCCGAAATCTGGCGCTCCAGATCGTCGATCTGGTTCATCTTCGTTTTCTTCTTTTCGAGGGCGCGTCGCGCCAGGTCCTCTCGGTCTTGCTGAACCGCCGTCCGCGCCTGATCGTTGTGCTTCTCGACGTTCTCCTCGAGTCGGCGTTTCTGCATTTCGAGGCGCTTTTTCTGCGTCGTCAGATCGGCGATGCCGCGTTTGACCTGCTGGAGTTGGTCCCGCATCTGCTCGTAGGAGTAGTCCAGCGTTTCGGTCGGATCCTCGGCCCGGTTGAGCACCGAGTTGATCTTCGACCGGATGACGTAGGAAGTCCGAGAGAGGATGCCCATACTCGCAACGTATGGTTCTCCGGCCTTAAAAACATCACTTCGGTAACAGTCGGTCTCCTGTTGAGTCGTCCGTCGCTCGTCGATTTGATTAGCCAGCAGTGTGTGAGACCACCCATGACCGACGTTGTTCTTCCCGGCGCCCGCGACGTCCGCGGGACGCTCGAGCGGCCGGACGGTCCGGCGAATGCGATCGTCGCCGCGTGCCCGCCTCATCCCCGACACGGCGGGTCGCGCAGCGATCCGCGACTCGTCGCGGTGGCCGATGCCCTGTGTGATGCCGGAATCGCGTGCGTGCGCTTCGATTACGGGCCCTGGGACGACGGATACGGTGAACGGGAGGACGTTCGAAACGCCGTTCGATGGGCGAGCGACTGGGAAGACGAGGATCGGGCATCCGACGGTCGGCTCCCCGTCGGCGTCTTCGGCTACAGTTTCGGTGCAACGCAGGCGCTGCTCGCGTCCGCCGTCGTCGATCCCGAACCCGCCGCCGTCGCCGCTCTCGCTCCGACGGCCCGCCTCGACGACGATCTCGACGCGCTCGAGGCGCTGTCGGCGATCGAAGGCCCCGTTTGCGTCCTGTACGGGGAGCGCGATACGACCGTCGACTGGGAACCGATCGTCGAGCGCGCCCGGGACCGCGGCGACGAGGTCACGGCGCTCTCGGGCGATCACTTCTTCCTCGGGAACCGCGACGAAATCGCGAGTACTGTGGGGGCGTTTTTCGAGCGAACGTTACTCGGGCGGGCGTAACGATGGCCGGATCGGGGGTGCTCACGACTCCGGGCGCCGGGCTCCGATTTCAGCCTCGGCCGTGTCTGGTCAGGCACTTCGAGAGCCCGATCAGTTCGACGGGTTCGGAGTTGTCCGGCGAGTAGACGACCATCTGTCCCTTCTCCATGTAGGGCACTTTCGACTCGAGATTGCTCGGGATGTTGACGCTCTTGATGGCGTCCTCGTCGCCGAGGTTGAGGACGACGGTGGTGTTGATCTGCTTGAACACGGCGTCGTGGATGTCCTGCGGATCCTGGGTGATCAGGAAGAGGCCGAGGCGCTCCTTGCGGCCCTGCTTGGCGGCTTCGGTGAACTTTTTGATGACCTTCCCCGCCTGGACGGAGTCGGCGTCGGTCAGGAAGTTGTGGGCCTCGTCCATCCCGAGGACGAGCGGCGTCTCCTTGACCCGCTCGTACGTCGGGTCGTTCGAGAGTTTCTGGTCGATGACGAGCGACGACACTGCGAGCACGATCGTTTCGGTCGCACGACTGTCGTTGATGTGGTAGGTCGGGACGACGGTGAGTCCGCCGGGCCGGACGAATTCGTGGACTAACTCCGTGATCGGGCGCGCGTCCTGGTCGAAGACGTGACCGAACCCGAGGACGCGCCGTCGGACCGCGTCGAAGGTCGCCTCGTGGACGCGCCCGGACTCGTCTAACTCTTCGCGAAGCGCGGGGTCGTCGAGGAACGTCGTGAACTCCTCGTAGGTCCCCCCGTTGCCGTACTGCGTGCGGAACCGCGGCAGGAGGACGCTGACGAGCGCACCGTACTGGTTATCGTTCAGTCCGCTGCCCGCGACCAGCCACGGGTTGTCGTGGACCATCGAGAACGGGATCGTGAACTCGACTTGCTCGGCGCGGTGATGTCCCGCTGCGTACGACGCCGAACCGACCGCCGGAACGAATGCCGTCGTATCGTCGTGTCCGCCGTAGGCGATTCCCTCGCGCTCGAGTCGCCGGGCGAACGCGTCGTCCATCTCGGGATTGTCGTCGTGCATCTGGGCGTACTCGTCTTGCGGATCGAACTGAACGACGGCCGGAGTGACCCGTCGACCGTCGTCCATCGGGTAGGTCCGATCGGCGTCTACGTACTGGCGCAGAATGTTCTTCGCGCCGTGGGTCTTGCCCGATCCCGTCCCGCCGGCGACGAGCGTGTGCCGGAAGACCAGCGGGTCGCCCGCGTCGTAGTCGTCTTTCAGCCGGTAATCGATGGTCGGCGGCGACGCCGCGGTTCGCACCTTCTCGCCGCCGACCGAGAGGTGGCCCATGAAGACCCCGTCGTCGGGTATCTTCAGTCCGGTCTTGATCTCCTCGGTGTCGTCGGCCTGTCGGATCACCGTCTGAGGTTTCGGCACCCGATCGGTCATCCGTCGCTTGAGGTCGCCGTCTTCGTCGTAGAGGATGGCGACCGGCTCGAGACTCGCGACGAACTTGTAATCCGTCTCGTCGATCCCGTCGGTTCGCATCGCTCGCCTCGCGTGGATTTCCGTCGCGTCGTTCGCGTGATACTGCTGGGCGTACTCCAGGCCGGTGATCCGGCAGAACAGCGTCTCGCCGGCACGATCTCGACCGGCGGCTGAACCCGACCCGTCGGGGTAGGGAGCGAGGAGGTAGCTCCCGAGGCGGATGGACGACCGGTTGCCGCGGGTTACGTAGGCTCGGAGCGTGGTCTCGTCGCCGTCTTCGGAGACGCGCAGGCCCTGAGAGACACAGATCGCGCCGATGCCGACGTCTTCGCCACGGGGTTCGACCGCCGTCGATTCGAACACGTCGGTCGTGTCGTCGGTCGTCGACGTCGCACTCGCCGTGCCGTCGGATCCCGAAGACGTCGTCGACGAGTCGGCTCCGCCGGCCGCCGCGCCGTCTTCGGAGTCGGCGTCGGCGCTGAAATCGCCGAAGTCTCCCAGATCGGTCATATCAACCCAATCTAGTCCCATCCATAAAACGCGTTTCCCTCCAGCTGGACGGACTGTTTAGGTGCGGTGATCGTATCGACCGGCCCACAGTCCGACTACCGCGAACGCGATCGCTGCGAGCGTGGAGCCGGGCGTAAAGCCAGGAATCGGCTCCTCACCGCCGTTTTCGGCCGTTTTTCCGTCTGATTCGTTCGAGCCAGCAGCCGAATTCGACTCGGCGAGTTCAGGATCGAGAGCCAGGTCGTTGGGGTCGGC encodes the following:
- a CDS encoding PspA/IM30 family protein, coding for MGILSRTSYVIRSKINSVLNRAEDPTETLDYSYEQMRDQLQQVKRGIADLTTQKKRLEMQKRRLEENVEKHNDQARTAVQQDREDLARRALEKKKTKMNQIDDLERQISDLQNQQDSLIEQKNELQTRIEEFRTKKETMKARYEAAEASSTVSEAMTATGEEFEDVGRAIERAEEQTEDMEARAAALDELHESGAFEDVMSDKDNIDRELEELATDSGVEAELETLKSEMGEGESEPEPESDVESGADVDETELADLESGDQEDVEAELAELQDEENT
- a CDS encoding CocE/NonD family hydrolase, which produces MTDVVLPGARDVRGTLERPDGPANAIVAACPPHPRHGGSRSDPRLVAVADALCDAGIACVRFDYGPWDDGYGEREDVRNAVRWASDWEDEDRASDGRLPVGVFGYSFGATQALLASAVVDPEPAAVAALAPTARLDDDLDALEALSAIEGPVCVLYGERDTTVDWEPIVERARDRGDEVTALSGDHFFLGNRDEIASTVGAFFERTLLGRA
- a CDS encoding ATP-binding protein, encoding MTDLGDFGDFSADADSEDGAAAGGADSSTTSSGSDGTASATSTTDDTTDVFESTAVEPRGEDVGIGAICVSQGLRVSEDGDETTLRAYVTRGNRSSIRLGSYLLAPYPDGSGSAAGRDRAGETLFCRITGLEYAQQYHANDATEIHARRAMRTDGIDETDYKFVASLEPVAILYDEDGDLKRRMTDRVPKPQTVIRQADDTEEIKTGLKIPDDGVFMGHLSVGGEKVRTAASPPTIDYRLKDDYDAGDPLVFRHTLVAGGTGSGKTHGAKNILRQYVDADRTYPMDDGRRVTPAVVQFDPQDEYAQMHDDNPEMDDAFARRLEREGIAYGGHDDTTAFVPAVGSASYAAGHHRAEQVEFTIPFSMVHDNPWLVAGSGLNDNQYGALVSVLLPRFRTQYGNGGTYEEFTTFLDDPALREELDESGRVHEATFDAVRRRVLGFGHVFDQDARPITELVHEFVRPGGLTVVPTYHINDSRATETIVLAVSSLVIDQKLSNDPTYERVKETPLVLGMDEAHNFLTDADSVQAGKVIKKFTEAAKQGRKERLGLFLITQDPQDIHDAVFKQINTTVVLNLGDEDAIKSVNIPSNLESKVPYMEKGQMVVYSPDNSEPVELIGLSKCLTRHGRG